One Pseudonocardia sediminis DNA window includes the following coding sequences:
- a CDS encoding thioesterase II family protein has protein sequence MRAATAGSWLSSPEHDDPRLPHLVCLPWAGGSAGSFAPWVDALAGVAVVHRVRYPGRESRFGEPCVRDMDAMADAVAEAVRPLCARPTVLFGHSMGAAVAHEVALRCERSGRPPALVVVSGHPGPGTYRGRDVHRMDDEALLVELDRLAGEPGMLTRHPELREILLPVVRADLGLVESHSARPPAPIRSPLAVFRGADDPDVSDEQARAWRRSQADGDLVRHEVFPGGHFYLEQHADRVLAALSRLLGSLPAGAGVPCWSG, from the coding sequence GTGAGGGCGGCGACCGCCGGGTCCTGGCTGAGCTCGCCGGAACACGACGACCCGCGGCTGCCGCACCTGGTGTGCCTGCCGTGGGCCGGCGGCTCGGCGGGGTCCTTCGCCCCCTGGGTCGACGCCCTGGCCGGTGTCGCCGTCGTCCACCGCGTCCGGTACCCGGGCCGGGAGTCGCGCTTCGGCGAGCCGTGCGTGCGGGACATGGACGCGATGGCCGACGCCGTCGCCGAGGCCGTACGTCCCCTCTGCGCCCGCCCGACCGTCCTGTTCGGGCACAGCATGGGGGCCGCGGTCGCCCACGAGGTCGCGCTGCGCTGCGAGCGCTCGGGGCGACCGCCCGCACTGGTCGTGGTCTCCGGGCATCCGGGCCCGGGGACCTACCGGGGACGGGATGTGCACCGGATGGACGACGAGGCGTTGCTCGTCGAGTTGGACCGGCTGGCCGGGGAGCCGGGGATGCTGACCCGGCATCCGGAGCTGCGGGAGATCCTGCTCCCGGTCGTGCGAGCCGACCTGGGGCTGGTGGAGTCGCACTCCGCGCGGCCCCCGGCGCCGATCCGCTCCCCGCTCGCGGTGTTCCGCGGAGCGGACGACCCGGACGTCTCCGACGAGCAGGCCCGGGCCTGGCGACGGTCGCAGGCCGACGGAGACCTGGTCCGTCACGAGGTCTTCCCCGGCGGCCACTTCTACCTCGAGCAGCACGCCGACCGGGTCCTGGCGGCCCTGTCCCGGCTGCTCGGGTCGCTGCCGGCGGGGGCGGGGGTCCCGTGCTGGTCGGGGTGA
- a CDS encoding MbtH family protein — MTNPFDDENGSFLVLVNDEGQHSLWPAFADVPAGWEVVHGGPDGTARASCVEYVETHWTDLRPLSLVRAMGEV, encoded by the coding sequence ATGACCAACCCGTTCGACGACGAGAACGGCTCGTTCCTCGTGCTGGTCAACGACGAGGGCCAGCACTCGCTCTGGCCGGCCTTCGCCGACGTCCCGGCCGGCTGGGAGGTCGTCCACGGCGGGCCCGACGGCACCGCCCGCGCGTCCTGCGTGGAGTACGTGGAGACGCACTGGACCGACCTGCGGCCGCTGAGCCTGGTCCGGGCGATGGGAGAGGTGTGA
- a CDS encoding non-ribosomal peptide synthetase, with translation MTRPIEDITPLTDLQAGMVFHAAERPDAPDPYTVQLTVVIEAGARPVEPLRWRRAVDALVARHASLRTLFVHEGLESPVAVVRRDARPAWAVEDHTQLTEAAAERRYRAHHDAERARRFALDREIPVRAALHLLPGGRARLALTLHHLVVDGWSVPVLLDDLIVLHDADGEAGTLPPAPAFRPYLDWIAAQDTETSLAAWDTTLAGLEPLRLASAAPSASAAPRSTVVEMSAERTAALTAAARAGGWTTSTLLQVAWGLVLGRVSGRRDVVFGGTVSGRPPALADVERAVGLFITTLPVRVDAAPGDRIADVLDTVARAQADLSAHQHVGLGRLQRRLGRGTLFDTTLVVENLPGAGGAAEPVSTAGVRVVDVEARDSTHYPLTVVAIPGERLRVRFDHHPDALDPDLVKRLAEMLEGALDAIAAGTGRRVADLVLVPDGVRARVRRAGSGAAVDVGPGTLTERLSEAARRRPGGPAVIAAGTVLDHAGLHARAHLLARRLIAAGAGPERVVAVAVSRRPELVVALLGVLHAGAAYLPLDMEAPVQRRAQLLADARPAAVLTAAGEPDAGTGDEPGPPVLTVDLAEPGDPRPVTGAERGAPLTPDSLAYLIYTSGSTGRPKGVGVSHGAVVNRLEWMQDAYRLDPGERVLQKTPSTFDVSVWEFFWPLLQGAALVLAAPGDHRDPARLAATIVEHDVGTVHFVPTMLEAFLAGLDGPAADAVGRTLRRVVCSGEGLPPAVRDRALRRWDGVELHNLYGPTEAAVDVTADRCVPGTDDVPIGRPVWNTRCRVLDATLAEVPPGVVGELYLAGDQLARGYPGRPALTAGRFVADPAGPPGTRMYRTGDLARWGEDGLLRHAGRVDDQVKIRGQRVEPGEVEAVLGALPGVEAAAVIAVPDATGAPQLVAYVVAGDPGPLRDALAARLPAAMVPSAVVAVPTLPVTAHGKLDRAALPAPGRPEGGGRGPRTTTESVVCRVLASALGRDSVGAEDDFFALGGHSMLVLRVAAELRQALGVPVDVRTVVEHPSAAALARRLTTGALDEGSPLDTVLRLRAGGDAPPLVCVHPAAGLSWCYLGLLGTLDPSVPVWGLQARELVADPGEAPSGIAERAADFVARIRALRPHGPYRLLGWSVGGRIAHEMAAQLEDAGEDVDLVVVLDAYPHTTLAATDRDTILADASARTDGAAADADPAQRVRAALGDHDWLDDDTAERVLRTYVSATGALVGAEPSVRRGDMVFFGAEHAGDDYRPEQWRPYLAGDLVCHATGRRHDEMADPAVLSAVGTALTEILADREATTDGGEHP, from the coding sequence GTGACACGCCCGATCGAGGACATCACCCCGCTGACCGACCTGCAGGCGGGGATGGTGTTCCACGCCGCCGAACGTCCGGACGCGCCGGATCCCTACACGGTCCAGCTCACCGTCGTGATCGAGGCCGGAGCTCGCCCGGTCGAGCCGCTCCGGTGGCGGCGCGCGGTCGACGCCCTGGTCGCGCGGCACGCCTCGCTGCGCACGCTCTTCGTCCACGAGGGCCTGGAGTCGCCGGTGGCCGTGGTGCGCCGCGACGCCCGGCCGGCCTGGGCCGTCGAGGACCACACGCAGCTCACGGAGGCTGCGGCCGAGCGACGGTACCGGGCCCACCACGACGCCGAACGGGCCCGGCGGTTCGCGCTCGACCGCGAGATCCCGGTCCGCGCCGCGCTGCACCTGCTGCCCGGCGGGCGCGCCCGGCTCGCCCTGACCCTGCACCACCTCGTCGTCGACGGCTGGTCGGTCCCGGTCCTGCTCGACGACCTGATCGTGCTGCACGACGCCGACGGCGAGGCGGGCACGCTCCCGCCCGCACCGGCGTTCCGCCCGTACCTGGACTGGATCGCCGCCCAGGACACCGAGACCTCGCTCGCGGCCTGGGACACGACACTGGCCGGTCTGGAACCGCTGCGCCTGGCCTCGGCGGCGCCGTCGGCCTCGGCGGCTCCGCGCAGCACCGTCGTCGAGATGTCGGCGGAGCGCACCGCGGCGCTGACCGCCGCCGCGCGGGCCGGCGGCTGGACCACGAGCACGCTGCTGCAGGTCGCCTGGGGTCTGGTCCTGGGCCGGGTGAGCGGGCGCCGCGACGTCGTGTTCGGGGGCACGGTCTCGGGGCGCCCGCCCGCGCTCGCCGACGTGGAGCGGGCGGTCGGGCTGTTCATCACCACGCTGCCGGTGCGGGTGGACGCCGCGCCGGGCGACCGGATCGCCGACGTGCTGGACACCGTGGCCCGCGCCCAGGCCGACCTGTCGGCGCACCAGCACGTCGGACTGGGCCGTCTGCAGCGCCGGCTGGGCCGGGGCACGCTGTTCGACACGACGCTGGTGGTGGAGAACCTTCCCGGCGCCGGCGGCGCGGCGGAACCGGTCTCGACGGCCGGCGTGCGGGTGGTCGACGTCGAGGCCCGCGACTCCACCCACTACCCGCTCACCGTGGTCGCGATCCCCGGCGAGCGGTTGCGGGTGCGGTTCGACCACCACCCCGACGCCCTGGACCCGGACCTGGTCAAGCGCCTCGCCGAGATGCTCGAGGGCGCGCTGGACGCGATCGCCGCCGGTACCGGCCGCAGGGTGGCCGACCTGGTCCTGGTCCCGGACGGGGTCCGCGCGCGGGTCCGGCGCGCCGGGAGCGGGGCCGCGGTCGACGTCGGCCCCGGCACCCTCACCGAACGGCTGTCCGAGGCGGCGCGCCGCCGTCCCGGCGGGCCGGCCGTGATCGCCGCCGGCACCGTGCTCGACCACGCGGGACTGCACGCCCGGGCGCACCTGCTCGCCCGCCGGCTGATCGCGGCCGGGGCGGGGCCGGAGCGGGTCGTCGCGGTGGCGGTCTCCCGGCGGCCCGAGCTCGTGGTCGCGCTGCTCGGCGTGCTGCACGCGGGCGCCGCCTACCTGCCGCTGGACATGGAGGCCCCGGTGCAGCGGCGGGCGCAGCTGCTCGCCGACGCCCGCCCGGCCGCGGTCCTGACCGCCGCGGGGGAACCGGACGCCGGGACCGGCGACGAGCCGGGTCCGCCCGTGCTGACCGTCGACCTCGCCGAGCCCGGCGACCCGCGGCCGGTCACCGGCGCCGAACGCGGCGCGCCGCTGACGCCGGACTCCCTCGCCTACCTGATCTACACCTCCGGCTCGACCGGGCGGCCCAAGGGTGTCGGGGTCTCGCACGGGGCCGTGGTCAACCGTCTGGAGTGGATGCAGGACGCCTACCGGCTCGACCCCGGTGAACGGGTCCTGCAGAAGACCCCCAGCACCTTCGACGTCTCGGTGTGGGAGTTCTTCTGGCCGCTGCTGCAGGGCGCGGCGCTGGTCCTGGCGGCGCCCGGCGACCACCGCGACCCCGCCCGGCTCGCCGCCACGATCGTCGAGCACGACGTGGGCACCGTGCACTTCGTGCCCACGATGCTGGAGGCGTTCCTGGCCGGTCTCGACGGCCCGGCCGCCGACGCGGTGGGACGCACGCTGCGCCGGGTCGTCTGCAGCGGCGAGGGCCTGCCCCCCGCGGTGCGCGACCGCGCGCTGCGTCGCTGGGACGGGGTCGAGCTGCACAACCTCTACGGACCGACCGAGGCCGCCGTCGACGTCACCGCCGACCGGTGCGTGCCCGGCACCGACGACGTCCCGATCGGGCGCCCGGTGTGGAACACCCGGTGCCGCGTCCTGGACGCGACCCTGGCCGAGGTGCCCCCGGGCGTGGTGGGCGAGCTCTACCTCGCCGGCGACCAGCTGGCCCGCGGGTATCCGGGCCGCCCGGCACTGACCGCGGGGCGGTTCGTCGCCGACCCCGCCGGGCCGCCGGGCACCCGGATGTACCGGACCGGCGACCTGGCCCGCTGGGGCGAGGACGGCCTGTTGCGCCACGCCGGCCGGGTCGACGACCAGGTCAAGATCCGCGGGCAGCGGGTCGAGCCGGGTGAGGTCGAGGCGGTCCTGGGCGCGCTGCCCGGGGTGGAGGCCGCGGCCGTGATCGCGGTGCCCGACGCCACCGGTGCGCCGCAGCTCGTCGCCTACGTGGTCGCCGGCGACCCCGGGCCCCTGCGCGACGCGCTCGCCGCCCGGCTGCCGGCCGCGATGGTGCCCTCCGCGGTCGTCGCCGTGCCCACCCTGCCGGTCACGGCGCACGGCAAGCTCGACCGGGCCGCGCTGCCCGCCCCCGGCCGGCCGGAGGGCGGCGGGCGCGGACCGCGGACCACGACCGAATCCGTGGTGTGCCGGGTCCTCGCGTCCGCGCTGGGCCGGGACTCGGTCGGCGCCGAGGACGACTTCTTCGCCCTCGGCGGCCACTCGATGCTGGTCCTGCGCGTGGCCGCGGAGCTGCGTCAGGCCCTCGGCGTCCCGGTCGACGTGCGCACCGTCGTCGAGCACCCCAGCGCCGCGGCCCTCGCACGGCGTCTCACGACCGGTGCCCTCGACGAGGGGTCGCCGCTGGACACCGTGCTGCGGCTGCGTGCCGGTGGGGACGCGCCCCCGCTGGTCTGCGTCCACCCGGCCGCCGGTCTGAGCTGGTGCTACCTCGGCCTGCTGGGGACGCTCGACCCGTCGGTGCCGGTGTGGGGACTGCAGGCGCGCGAGCTGGTCGCCGACCCCGGTGAGGCGCCGTCGGGCATCGCCGAGCGCGCGGCGGACTTCGTGGCCCGGATCCGGGCCCTGCGCCCGCACGGCCCCTACCGGCTGCTGGGGTGGTCGGTCGGCGGCCGGATCGCGCACGAGATGGCCGCGCAGCTGGAGGACGCCGGTGAGGACGTCGACCTGGTGGTGGTGCTGGACGCCTACCCGCACACCACGCTCGCCGCGACCGACCGGGACACGATCCTCGCCGACGCCTCGGCCCGCACCGACGGCGCGGCCGCCGACGCCGACCCCGCGCAGCGTGTGCGTGCCGCGCTCGGCGACCACGACTGGCTCGACGACGACACCGCCGAGCGCGTCCTGCGCACCTACGTCTCGGCCACCGGCGCGCTGGTCGGGGCGGAGCCGTCGGTGCGTCGCGGCGACATGGTGTTCTTCGGCGCCGAGCACGCCGGTGACGACTACCGGCCCGAACAGTGGCGGCCCTACCTCGCGGGCGATCTCGTCTGCCACGCGACCGGGCGCCGGCACGACGAGATGGCCGACCCCGCGGTCCTGTCCGCGGTCGGTACGGCCCTCACCGAGATCCTCGCCGACCGCGAGGCCACCACAGATGGAGGAGAGCACCCATGA